CAATAATCAACGTGAACGCAAAGATCATGTAGCGTATACGCATATGGCAGAGAACGCATAGACTGCGTTTAACCCACAATCGTATTGCACGCATATGAATGGCAATTTAGAGATGTGCCTTATTTTATTTGATCAATTTAGCCACAACCACAACGTCTACAACACAAGCTTCATCACCGAAACCAATGTCAGTATCACTGACGTCGACCATACCCAGCACATATTCGACAACTGTCAATACGTCAACAAGCGCTGCGCCTAATGAAGCATTTGCAGACTCTTCACGAGGtgataataaaaaacaattgttatAAAAGTGATGTAACTTTTAATTTTTCAGAACCTGTGTGTTAGCAACTTTTCACTATTATATCTCGAATCTCTACGATCTCTATCACCATTTCGTTTAGAGCCCATTCGAAACCACTAAGTTCGTATCACTATTAACCTTTTGTATTCTACtacttgtttaaaaaatatcgttGTATTGTTTATGCAACCATCATacccattttaaagaaaaacaaataccATCCGATATATGGTTATGTTTTCgcaaatattgaatatagcaaacatttggagtatatagagaatactaggatggtgccgaataaagcaacgtttattttgcgaggcttagaaaatctgaataacgagccttggcgagtggctCAGATTTTCGtaccgagcaaaataaactttgctttattcggcaccgacctagtattcgatttatcccatcaattttcttagtcgtaaattatttctttaaaaatagaatatgaaaatcgaactacacggaaatcccaaagttattttaagcaaacagtgtttCATTATtgtaatcgtgccgagcctaatacaatacaaaaagatcagtaactaacctgtttttctgtttatcatacctctgcGTCctcgatttttaagaaataattaaaaaaacactaaacaactgcagctttagcgtgaaagaacatgcattgtgtcgtatgacgtgttaataatgacgtcacgagtacgcgcacttaatatttgtaaataatgtttttttgctttttgagttgcattatttgttaaaaatataatacatcttggtatcaaattgtttgttttgatgaatCTGaatcgattttactaaaaatgattactttatagttgattccgagtaatgtgaccattctccgccgcgcgtgacagctatatttcagcactgccgaaatagagggaaatttattccacagtggtttaattcgacaatgcacgtctgatgatggcataaaataacattattgtgCATTTTAATGACATCATTTCCTTCATACGTGTGTTTTAGACCTATTCTTGTATTTAATTTCGTAATAAAGACAAATAACTCGCGTAAATGATCTGATACAACGAATACCATGTAATTGTCAAACACAGCTGAGTTTATTTGCTAACTGTAGAACTTGTCAAGATTCGCTTCCGTGTTCTAAGCCAGCACTAACCTTGTATTCTCTATGTTTTATGCTAGGATCTTCAActgcagcaacagcagcaggagTTTCAGTTGCAGTCGCACTTGCGGTAGCAGCAGTTTTGATCGTTGTTGGTCTGAGAAAAAAGTAAGTTTATTTGCAGATTTGTGCAGGACAATAACGTTATTGTTTATACTCTGAAATTTGATTTATTGGCTATGAACAAAAATCGTCGGTAATGCTGAAATATTATCTTTATACAAGACATAAAcgacaaacaaatatattttatcatattgttttatatatgaatGAATAGTAATTTCGGTTTGTTAAATACTTTTCATACTTAAGATGCATttttttaactagagctttgtcacagacgtggcgtatacccccatgtgccgcattgacacaaacTATTTTGCtcgctgtcttcacaaaacatgAGAATCTAATtaatggcgatttttaagaattattatgacattataatttatagccattttgacctttgaactcttgaatttttTTACATggtgacacgccgtccaatgaatgtgaaaaaaattaatgtacagagtcattttaaaatctcacaatgaatgacatagttatggcccggacaagctcatttatcgcaatgttttacctttgaactcaaagtgtgaccttgaccttggagctatcgacgtaattctttcgtgcgacacaccgtctaatgatagTCAACATATGTTACTCACATAGCCATTTTATCAATGTGTCGGATTCTTTTTACTGGCATTTTTTGCATTCGTTATTTGAGTTTAATGTTAACGTCTCATCTATCAATTTCAGGCCGTTCGGGTTTTGTTCCTTATCACATTCCATAATTATATGCTTCCATCATTAAATGTCTTTGactaaatatttaacaaacatagGAAAAAACATTGGCTTAGTGAGTCAATATAAAACAGATAAGCATTTAAAATGCAAATGCAACTAAGAACAGGCCTATCTATTGAGCTTAAACGAAATGGAAGCCACTTTATGGCACACACTGTCAGTATTAATATGTGTTTCTTCTTTTTGAAGCAACACAATAACATATATCACAACTTGTTTGTTCCTTTTTTCATGTGTAAATTTGGCCCTAAATACATACACATCGAACTATCTTTGTGTGGCTCTTAACGGTTTTATATATACAATCATTCGATATTACATTGTCTTTACGAGAAATAGTTTATGAAAAGGATAACCGCGTATTGAATATGTGCATAACGAATGGTGGTATAGAATGATTTTAGTGCAAACAGCACATCGAGTGACATATAAAGTGTACAGTTTATCATCCGACGAGTGCTAGCAAACGAGGTCACCATGTCCCTTTCCAGGACCCCTTAAAGTTCACAGGCGTCGCTAGTATGTTTATAGCCAAGGTTAATCCATACAAACCGATACGAAACACCATATCAGCTTGGATGAGAAACGGATTAACCGAAGCAGATTGAGATTATAAACTTAACTGACTGAGAGACTAATGAGAACGTTGTCGATATCTAACACGATATGTGTCATTTATAAGTAAATATTTCAGAGGAGTGCTACCGTGTTTGACGATTCAAACGACAGAAGGTCCAAATAGACGAACGTTTGAAGACGCTCAAGAAACGAATTATGAAGGCATGATTGAAAGAAATGAAAGCAATGAGAGTTATTGTGTGCTAGACAGAAATGTTGTTTCGGGTGAAGGAATTGTTAGCTATATTAATTCTCACAATAATCAAAATATTGTGAATGGCACCAATGAAAAATACAGTCCAGAATATTATAATACAG
This is a stretch of genomic DNA from Dreissena polymorpha isolate Duluth1 chromosome 7, UMN_Dpol_1.0, whole genome shotgun sequence. It encodes these proteins:
- the LOC127837720 gene encoding uncharacterized protein LOC127837720, coding for MFAYITIGSTEIKFSSSSKEDRKHFLCAGTRQIATTTTSTTQASSPKPMSVSLTSTIPSTYSTTVNTSTSAAPNEAFADSSRGSSTAATAAGVSVAVALAVAAVLIVVGLRKKGVLPCLTIQTTEGPNRRTFEDAQETNYEGMIERNESNESYCVLDRNVVSGEGIVSYINSHNNQNIVNGTNEKYSPEYYNTDSYEYVQKAYTNRDFTNN